A genomic segment from Patescibacteria group bacterium encodes:
- the rpsR gene encoding 30S ribosomal protein S18: MANFYSKKVCRFCAEKVDEVDYKDVKLLQRYLNGYGKIETRKRTGTCMKHQRRVAVALKRSRHLALLPFVVR, from the coding sequence ATGGCAAATTTTTACAGTAAAAAGGTCTGCCGCTTTTGCGCCGAAAAGGTGGATGAGGTTGACTACAAAGATGTTAAGCTACTGCAGCGCTACCTAAATGGCTACGGTAAAATCGAAACCCGGAAGCGAACCGGTACCTGCATGAAGCACCAGCGTCGCGTGGCGGTTGCGCTCAAGCGCTCACGTCATTTAGCCTTGCTGCCGTTTGTGGTTCGTTAA
- the rpsF gene encoding 30S ribosomal protein S6, whose product MCVKPYELVVLLHPDLEIDVDTPIAAVEKLIKGVGGTISKRDNWGKKRLAYPVRKQQFGIYIYFEVELDPQQIRPLEAALRITEEVMRFLIVNRVVEHRKPLDTPKQKEVTAAAEPAAEEGK is encoded by the coding sequence GTGTGTGTGAAACCGTATGAACTAGTGGTGCTATTGCACCCTGATCTAGAGATTGACGTTGATACGCCAATTGCAGCTGTCGAAAAGCTGATTAAAGGCGTCGGAGGTACAATCTCAAAGCGTGACAACTGGGGTAAAAAGCGACTAGCTTACCCAGTACGCAAACAACAGTTTGGTATCTATATTTACTTTGAGGTAGAGCTTGATCCACAACAAATTCGCCCGCTTGAGGCGGCGCTTCGTATCACCGAAGAGGTAATGCGATTCCTAATCGTGAACCGAGTTGTTGAGCATCGTAAGCCACTTGATACACCAAAGCAGAAAGAGGTAACCGCAGCGGCAGAGCCAGCTGCAGAAGAGGGAAAGTAG
- a CDS encoding single-stranded DNA-binding protein, which translates to MAKSFNQAIVMGNLTRDPELRTTPSGQAVASFAVATNRNWVDGSGERKEAVEYHEIVAWGKLGELANQYLGKGRKVMVVGRLQTQSWEKDGVKRQRTEIVASDINFLDRPGEGGGDYTPAEPAASAPAAPAKKKDVVIEDLKDDEPVNLDEIPF; encoded by the coding sequence ATGGCAAAAAGCTTTAACCAAGCAATTGTAATGGGTAACTTAACACGCGATCCGGAGCTGCGGACCACCCCAAGTGGTCAAGCGGTAGCTTCTTTTGCGGTCGCCACCAACCGAAACTGGGTAGATGGTAGCGGGGAGCGTAAGGAGGCGGTTGAATATCACGAAATCGTCGCCTGGGGTAAGCTCGGTGAGCTGGCCAATCAATACTTAGGCAAGGGCCGCAAGGTTATGGTGGTTGGACGTCTGCAGACCCAGAGTTGGGAAAAGGATGGTGTAAAGCGACAGCGTACCGAGATCGTGGCTAGCGACATCAACTTCTTGGATCGTCCGGGCGAAGGTGGCGGCGATTATACTCCAGCCGAACCGGCTGCATCAGCTCCCGCAGCACCGGCCAAGAAGAAGGATGTGGTAATTGAAGATCTTAAGGATGACGAGCCAGTCAACCTAGATGAGATCCCATTTTAA
- a CDS encoding regulatory protein RecX, giving the protein MADSERLQQAVVAASNLLSYRPRSRYELEQALARKGFSNQVVRQALEQLQEHDLINDDRFARLWVQDRIRSAKRSRLQIQVELQRKGIARDIIAAALAEYTDQEEIEVVKRCVDLYGLRQRYPDDQDLIGYLRRKGFGYTAIKQAIAQK; this is encoded by the coding sequence TTGGCTGATTCAGAGCGCCTGCAGCAAGCGGTGGTGGCGGCTTCTAACTTACTCTCATACCGGCCGCGCAGTCGGTATGAGCTTGAGCAGGCACTTGCTCGTAAGGGTTTTAGTAACCAGGTTGTGAGGCAGGCCCTTGAGCAGCTGCAAGAGCACGATTTAATCAACGATGACCGGTTCGCGCGGCTGTGGGTGCAAGATCGGATCCGCTCGGCCAAGCGTAGTCGCTTGCAGATTCAAGTCGAACTTCAGCGCAAGGGTATTGCTCGCGATATTATTGCGGCGGCGTTGGCCGAGTATACCGACCAGGAGGAGATTGAGGTTGTTAAGCGGTGCGTTGACCTGTACGGTTTGCGACAACGGTACCCGGATGATCAGGATTTAATTGGTTATTTGCGCCGCAAAGGGTTTGGCTACACTGCCATTAAACAAGCGATTGCGCAAAAATAG
- the efp gene encoding elongation factor P, translating to MMYGHTDLKKGVAIQIDGAPHLVLESSHIAMGRGGAVMRTKLKNLVNGAIFDRSFRASDKIESADMSRVNMQYLYSDDDAHYFMDQNSFEQVGLNHDVVGDAARYLVGEAKVIILHFNDQPIGIDIGNNVVLTITQTEPGVKGDTATTALKPAITETGLEVMVPLFINEGDAIKVDTRDGRYLERHK from the coding sequence ATGATGTACGGTCATACCGATCTTAAGAAAGGTGTTGCGATTCAGATTGATGGAGCGCCACACTTGGTTTTAGAGTCGTCTCATATTGCAATGGGTCGAGGCGGCGCGGTTATGCGAACCAAGCTTAAAAACCTGGTTAACGGCGCCATTTTTGACCGCTCTTTCCGGGCGTCCGACAAGATTGAAAGCGCCGACATGTCGCGCGTGAACATGCAGTATCTTTACAGCGACGACGACGCTCACTACTTTATGGACCAAAACAGCTTTGAGCAGGTTGGCCTAAACCATGATGTGGTTGGTGACGCTGCTCGGTACTTGGTCGGCGAGGCAAAGGTGATAATTCTACACTTTAACGACCAGCCGATTGGTATCGATATTGGTAACAACGTTGTTCTGACCATTACTCAAACCGAGCCGGGCGTTAAGGGCGATACCGCTACTACGGCGCTAAAGCCGGCTATTACCGAAACCGGCCTCGAAGTTATGGTGCCGCTGTTTATTAATGAGGGTGACGCTATTAAGGTTGATACGCGTGATGGTCGTTACCTCGAACGACACAAGTAG